The following coding sequences lie in one Miscanthus floridulus cultivar M001 chromosome 9, ASM1932011v1, whole genome shotgun sequence genomic window:
- the LOC136479172 gene encoding uncharacterized protein yields the protein MWMSEGFLGNGGPGDRRTRTQIEEDGLDYYEDLVIEPAPEIAGDGSECKMHDVIRFRSFAHEIAEEELLVVGPGQNSQLVSSSSAIRQLSVESIELSSSSVALPEWSSISSERHKLLRSLIINGRVKFDAPPTAGAAAAAVAGEPTLASFPSLRALLARHAETESKFGGELPRSFLELERLTSLKVDCTECTVPKGFGVLTGLRRLSLFPFPAQTDGDWCSLQELGQLQELVRLEIRGLAAVRWLRRPESTTRSSLSSCDFVSGLASQPNEPRNSGRRRRRSFPKLEFLRFDQLRQWEEWEWDEEEKQAQGNKDSIRRALRELVLWDLPCITSQELPFGEGAQRGQVPRQRIIRGLANLRGVSIELCPALEVLQDVPALDTMPWTDPTVYELPDYLGGSQAKRPSPLLQPGDNTSTRVGQLPDHAIWCMVFCILRKHYWPIVLMHSPVLT from the exons ATGTGGATGAGCGAAGGGTTTCTAGGGAACGGCGGGCCTGGTGACAGAAGAACGCGGACACAGATTGAAGAGGATGGGCTCGATTACTACGAGGATCTAGTCATAGAGCCTGCTCCTGAGATAGCTGGAGACGGATCCGAGTGTAAGATGCATGATGTTATCCGCTTCCGCTCTTTCGCTCACGAAATCGCTGAGGAAGAGCTTCTGGTCGTTGGCCCTGGCCAGAATTCCCAGCTGGTTAGCTCATCATCGGCGATCCGGCAACTGTCCGTAGAGTCAATAGAGTTGTCATCGTCGTCGGTGGCGTTGCCCGAGTGGAGTAGCATTTCATCAGAAAGACACAAGCTGCTAAGAAGTTTGATCATCAATGGCAGGGTGAAATTCGATGCTCCTCCAactgccggcgccgccgccgccgccgtcgctgggGAACCTACCTTGGCTAGTTTTCCCAGCCTACGAGCGCTGCTCGCGAGGCACGCAGAAACCGAGAG caagtttgGTGGCGAGCTCCCTAGGAGCTTCCTGGAGCTGGAGCGCCTGACGTCGCTCAAGGTAGATTGCACAGAGTGTACTGTGCCTAAGGGGTTTGGCGTCTTGACAGGCCTGAGGAGACTCTCTCTGTTCCCGTTCCCGGCGCAGACGGACGGGGACTGGTGCAGCCTGCAAGAGCTAGGGCAGCTTCAAGAGCTCGTCAGGCTCGAAATAAGGGGTCTCGCGGCGGTGCGCTGGCTGCGGAGGCCAGAATCCACGACAAGGAGCAGCTTGTCATCCTG tgatttcgtgagtgggctggccagccagccgaacgagCCGAGGAACAgcggcaggaggaggaggaggtcttTCCCAAAGCTTGAGTTCCTACGGTTCGATCAGCTGCGACAGTGGGAGGAGTGGGAGTGGGACGAGGAGGAGAAGCAAGCCCAAGGCAACAAGGACAGCATCCGGCGTGCCCTCAGGGAGCTGGTGCTGTGGGATCTCCCCTGCATCACGTCCCAGGAACTTCCCTTCGGTGAAGGAGCTCAACGTGGCCAGGTCCCCCGCCAGAGGATCATCCGCGGCCTCGCCAACCTGCGGGGCGTCAGCATCGAGCTCTGCCCGGCGCTGGAGGTGCTGCAAGATGTGCCGGCGCTCGACACCATGCCCTGGACGGACCCGACCGTGTATGAGCTGCCAGACTACCTGGGGGGGTCTCAAGCTAAACGTCCTTCACCTCTACTGCAACCCGGAGATAACACGAGCACTCGCGTCGGGCAACTACCGGACCACGCTATATGGTGTATGGTGTTTTGCATACTCAGGAAACATTACTGGCCTATTGTATTGATGCATTCACCAGTGCTCACCTAG
- the LOC136481286 gene encoding uncharacterized protein, with product MRPSTSAAKRQRKAVPLGDVTNLVRPETPTPIKPRRTARRPLPAPSDASAVSSTSSASVTPALKPSSSASATPAPEPSSSAQVTPAPQPSFSATVTAAPKPSSTASVTPAPEPSSAATVTPAPKPSFAAVLDEVGSVFESPTICTVYARRRTTDAEAEAEGRVNPTITNKGKETVGAAASCPPLGKSTKNIRKKDTRPISSSATCREAKKKRPLVRTPKLPEEFVKKQRAYFADVDAFELAEEEVSESELE from the exons ATGAGGCCCTCCACCAGCGCTGCCAAGCGGCAGCGAAAGGCGGTGCCGCTCGGCGACGTCACCAACCTCGTCCGCCCCGAGACCCCGACCCCGATCAAGCCCAGAAGGACTGCACGCCGGCCCCTCCCCGCGCCCTCCGACGCCTCCGctgtctcctccacctcctccgccTCGGTCACGCCGGCGCTCAAGCCATCTTCCTCCGCGTCGGCCACGCCCGCGCCCGAGCCTTCCTCCTCCGCCCAGGTCACGCCTGCGCCCCAACCGTCGTTCTCCGCCACGGTCACGGCCGCGCCCAAGCCGTCCTCCACCGCCTCGGTCACGCCCGCGCCCGAGCCGTCCTCCGCCGCCACGGTCACGCCCGCGCCCAAGCCGTCCTTCGCCGCCG TCCTCGACGAGGTGGGGAGCGTTTTCGAATCGCCGACCATCTGCACGGTTTACGCGAGGCGCAGGACTACCGATGCTGAGGCTGAGGCCGAGGGACGGGTCAACCCCACCATCACCAACAAGGGCAAGGAAACTGTCGGTGCTGCGGCAAGTTGCCCGCCTCTTGGAAAATCCACGAAGAATATCAG GAAAAAGGATACTCGGCCCATCTCTTCGTCAGCTACTTGTCGTGAAGCTAAAAAG AAACGGCCCCTGGTAAGGACACCCAAGTTACCAGAAGAATTTGTCAAGAAGCAGAGAGCATACTTTGCAGATGTGGATGCCTTTGAACTGGCGGAGGAGGAAGTATCAGAATCTGAGCTGGAGTGA